The DNA window TCCTATGGTAGCTATGGATACCATGGCCTGGAATGCCACCTCGCTTCCGAGATACTGCAGAAGATTAAAACACAATAAGTAATGTTGGAATAAGTGATTTATGTTGCGCGGAAACTTGCCGAGTCCTGCATATTAGCATTCTGTTTTCAAAAATGCTTATGATACTTCAACACTTCTGAATATCATTTGGCCTTTTTTCGTATCAGCTTTtttgtttccgtgcaacatagcaaGTAACAATTGAATGCAAGTGAAGAAAATGTAAATATACCGTTAGTGCCATGCAAAAGGATACAAATGCACCGAGCCAAACAGCATATATAGGAACATCCTGGTTGTTCACTTTGTGCCAAAGCGAAGAGAATGGCATGGCTCCGTCTCTGGAGAACGCGTATGCCATCCTGAGAATGCAGTTCCGAGTCAGCGAATATGTAAAGAATCTCAACGCTTAAGTTTATCAGTTGCTGAATATGAGATATAAAACAAGAAAGCATGCATAGTTGTACCTAGAATTGCTAGTTACAGAGCTCATACCACAGAAGAATATGGCAACACCAACCACTCCTAAGCAAACAATTCCGCCAGCGCCACTTCCGTATCTACTCTTGAAGGCTTGGTAAAATATTTCAGCAATGGCATAACCACCAGCATCATTATTTTCACTCAAAAGGTTAGGGATGTTGGTAACAGCAAAGGTGATACCAACAATGTAAAGCCATCCAAATATAACAGAGATCCCAATGGCACTGATTATTCCTCTAGGACCATTCTTATCAGCATCCTTTGTCTCTTCGGTCTGAAATTACACGGTTTTAAATCATTATGCATCGAAACAAAGACATCGGATATAGTCTACAAGATGTAGACTGTTATTCAAAAATTGAAGCCTAATTTAACATTCCACTTTTTTGTTGCAGCTTTTAAAGACTAAAGTAAATGATGAGTCATAAAAGTTAAATACTATAGTACCATATGAGCAGATGCATCATACCCAGTAAGGGTATACTGGCTCATCAGAAGGCCGAGGACAAAAATATACGCTTTGCTACTGATTCCGTCGCCATTATCCGTATTAAAATGTGTGAAAACAAACTTGGCACTAGCCCTTTCAGTTGCAACACAAGGAATGagaattgtaagaactataaCACCTGAAAAATCCGAATAGAGAGAGTAAAAAAACCATGTTTTCTCGAAGAAACGAATAACAAGTAAATAGAATCAGAAATTCTTCATACCAACAAGATTCCAAGCAGCAGCCAGTTGTCCAACAAAAGATAACACTGAGATAGGAAGGCTATTTAGTAAGGCATGTACTAGTAGAAGTCCTCCATGTATAGCAATAACTACATACTTTGATGCCTCATATCCGCCTCCGTTTTTTCCACCTGTGCTAAGTAGAATGATCACCTGAATTAACTGTGCAAGGGAGAAATCGATACTTGTTGTGACAGCAAACTGCAAATAGAAATGTATATGAACTAGTTAACATAATAGTTCATTTTCATAACTGCATTCTCTATAATTGTGGTAGCTGAAACACATCGAAGGCTATCAAACCGAAGCATCGACTCTGTATACCTGACCAACAATGTTGAACCTGCAAGACAACAACCATGTAACTCGGCATCAAAAATTGTCTCTGGCAGGTCATATGTGAGAATGTCTCCACTTACAAAACTGACCAGATGCATAAGCTAtatccaaaacgtttaaatagaaaaaattcgGAGACCATATCAGCAATATACTCATTGTTATTACCAATAACTCTACTcaacaagaaattaaaaaaaccaaGTTTATTGCAACTTCTAGAATGAGGAGTAGGATTGCAAGTTTGCACCTTCAATTTTATCATATGTTTGGTTGATAATCCGATTCCAAAAGAGCTGTAATTAGCATAGACATAGATACTAAAGTCCTATAGTATTCAAATTCTATACAGAAAAGAAAACTACACGCTTTTCGTCCGGTGTCGGAGAAGGTTTTCATGGCAATTATTTTATAGAGAACATGTGTTGACAAGCATTCAATGCACAAATTCCTACCATGTCTCCTTACAACTTGAACAAAATTACTACATTCAATAGGCACAAATCACTAGTCTAAGACAAAATCACTAACCATGTTGAAGCATAATCTCACAGGTTGAAACCAAGGAAAAGATCTAAATCTTCTCAAAATGTAAAGATAGCAGCTTAAAATAGTACTATATATTAGGTGTAAATGCCATAAATTCTAACTACATGCCAATTGAGGGGGGGAATGTAAGAAACAAATTATGGCCTGCTACCTAAAAgtaaaaaacttcaaattccagtATAAAAAATCTGTCAAATTGTGATtctaaacattaataaaaaaaaataccagcCAGTAATCCAAGAAGCAAAAGGGGCCCATCTGGGGCCAGCAAGCTTAGCACTCCAGTAGTATAAACCACCAGAAGTTGGGAAAGAAGAGCAAATTTCAGCCATTGACAACCCAACAACCATAGTAAACAAACCAGAAATAAACCACCCATACTGCAATGAAACCGGGCCACCAAAATTCAACCCAGTGCTATACAAGGTGGTTATCCCAGTCAACACCGAAATGATCGAAAACGAAAACGCAAAGTTCGAAAACACCCTGCAAATTAGTTTTCCAACCCAATTTCATCATCAAAGaatcaagaaaatcaagaaaatcaaaaaacaagaaaaagtgTAGCTGAAGTATTTACGAAAGGTCACGCTTGAGTTCTTGTTTGTAGCCAAGCTCCTTGAGTCGTGCAGCTCCCGAATCAAGAACGGCCTTGGAATCTCCATTTATATGAGATGGAAGAACCATTTCTTGAAACCAAAAATAAAGATcaagaacaagaacaaaaacaatatttttagcACTGTTTTTTCTGTTTCTTGATCCCCTGTTTTCTTGGAATCTGTTATTTTATTCTGctgattgatttattttatattgaaatgGAATTGATGGGCAGAATCAGGATGAGATATTGTTTGCAGAAATGAGTCAGTGTGTGTGCAACAAATGGTCAAATAGTGAGGCTGTTTTTTAAAGTTATAGAGCTCGACAAATGGTCATTAAAAACTATTACGTGCACTTTTTTTGGTTAAACTCAGTTGTTTAAGAGTTTGTATGCAGGTCTATCTCTGGTTTATCTTATCAGATTGTTAGAATTGATCTACAAGAGTTTGTGATATAGAGTACATAACTGAATTAGCAAATCATTTATCCTAATCAATTTTAACTTTCTGTTAGGTAAAATTCATCCTGGGTCCctctattttatcatttttattcgcgaaacctttttttttcaaaaaacttaCCTTTCCGGTTCTTCTACTtgcaatttttgcaattttcgTGCTCTTTACGATgattagaaaaacaaaattatgaatAGAGAAACCGGAAAAAAGGACATCAAAGTTGCAAAAATGACAAGCAGAGACCGGaaaggtaatttttttaaaacagggacttttgaaataaaaatattacaatataGGAATTTCGGAATGGGATTAGCCCTGTTtgttattattagtttatttttgtgTCACACTTTATTTGCTTTGGAGACATTCTTTGGATTGGATCTTTAAAATGGaatgaaactaaaatattttatctgttgttttacttttaataatcacatattaatttagttatttaaataaacaaaaatatgatATTCTACTAATAATAAATCttgaattaaatttcaatattattgtgaaattttaaaatttgaaagtatAATATTATGCTAAATAGTTACAAATAAAGATTATACATCCagaattacttaaaaaaaactttgGAGGCAgttttttttagggttaattgcaaatataTACACGAACATTactctaatttgcaattacaacataaattttgaaatttggcaatatcagtaaccaactttcattttttggcaaattgatacaccgaccaatcacacaacgacacatggcggtatattacaatatccacgttagtgtttttcgtgtttggtgtatcgatttgccaaaagtataaagttggttactaaaattgtcaaatttcaaagtttatgttgtaattgtaaattagggtaaaatttgtgtatgaatttgcaattaactttttttttatcatatgcTTATAATAACAATAAACTGACGCCATAACatctcttcaattttttttctaaaaataatggTGTCTGTTTTGCAAGTGATTAGCTGGCCTAGGGAGATTCTTAATAATCAAACATTGAgaataacaaaatattaaatacattaaaaaatataaggtaGTAAGTGTGGTCCTATTAAAAATATTCCTAACAttcaaattgattaaattattaaagtaTGGGGACCCGATAACTAATTATACTCcttccggtccataatatttgtcgcatttgagaaatttttttggtccataatatttgtcatgttataatatcaaaattgctatttttctatatttgcCCCCCATTAATTCATTGAAAGCttacaataaacaaatgaaaatggtaatcataaatgtaaacaaattttaatgtagggttaacttagtaaaagtgtttacaaattaagacatattaattgttttcttagttcttgtgccaaagccaaatgcgacaaatattatggaccggatgAAGTACTATATAATGACCCATCATTTGAGAGATTTATCTTatgcaatgttttaaaaaccgcaCCAGTAAAATTAATAGTTCCTAGTAGAATCGGTTCAATATCGGTTGAACCAGTTCAATAAAaagttttagaaaataaaaatatttaaaattagcgACAGTTATTTGTTGTCTGATTTGACCGATTTCACTGGTTTAACTGTCGCTTTAAATTGTTTCTGACCGGTCCAATTCAGTTCCAccgaaatttcaattttttactgttttaaaACTAGATTACTGGCTGGATTCAGATTCGACCAGCCGGTCCGGTTCTATTGTGAAAACACTGATATTATGTGGTCTCCGTTCCTATTATTACTTTTTGTCATCACTAGGTAACTAAATActctttattctttttaatGATAAATCTTATGTAAAAGGTGTATATGCAAGTAGCTTTTACTTATAAATATCACTTCCTTTAGTTTGTACTCCCTCTGTTCGATTTAACAAAAGACAAatgataaatacataaaaattaaaaaaatattaaatgttataattttattttatttttattaataattatcttataatttatttataaaataataattattaattataaaaaaattggctaaaagcataaaaattcatataaattggcacaaaaaacacAATATAACCTTATATGagatatttaaaaatgaaatgttcCATCAACGGAATGGAAGAAATAATATTTACCGCTTTCAATAAGTTTtgttggtccataatatttcaccttaaaatattaaaaaattattattatttttctaaatttcacttttattaatttattaaaataatacaataaCACGGATAAAAATAATAGTCACAAGTTCTACTgataaattaaatccaaatttttatgaattgtcataattttattcaaaaattttaattataataatagaccaattttaatattttattataattttaaccacttttgaattaatttaatgttttcgATTTTTCACCTCAATATGATACCTATTATTTTCATTTGACTTTATCTAGTTAAGTTTAATTTCAAATTCGTTTTTTTAGAATCATcagaaaagttagaaattttataattaaattttaattttattttttaatattttgaagttaaattttaaagttctaaaaaaataagtttGCTAATTACGGAATTAATTTATAAACGCaagtaaaaattgaaacaattagATTGGTTAgaaaaaaattggttaaatttacaaagaaatgttgaaattaagctattattttaaaatttaataattttggataaaattataactataCGTAAATATCAACAAGTTTAAAAATAGGATTAACTTAGtataaatattcataaattaagacataataataatttttttgattcttatattaaagtttatgttgtaaatACTATcatgttaaaaatatttcacttgCGCAGATGGACTGGCCACCTCGTTTTTCATAGTGTCCCTAGAAACAATTTGGTGGCCATCAGAGTGGCACTTGATGGGCTGCGCTATTCGGATAAGAGTTTTATGTAAACATTTCATTTTATAATCaacaatacaaataaattataactaaCTTCTTTATTTTACGTGGGCATGTCGATTGGCAGCCATACTCCGAGGATCTTATCAGACACCTATAGCCGCATTATTTGGAGGAGGCACAATTCTTTCGCGCGTGCATCTCACTTATCTACTGTCACATTATCGAGTGTCACCAGCCGGACAGGGTGTTTCAGCAGTTTGGATTGATTCAGCGTATTCCGCTTCCCCCCTTGCAGCTCCACATCCAGCATGGCGTCCAGTTTCTGGGGAGCGCAGACTTCTAGACCACTTTTAGAGAGTATATCGAGATCTGGGATTCCAGAGAGAGATTTTTAGTCCACGGCCAGGTACTCGAGCATCCGCCCCACTTCCATTCAGAGTACATGGAATGGTACAGGCGCGTCAGCAGGAGATGGATTACCCATTAAGGGGCAGAGACCGGTTCTCATATACATAACCCtgctaatatttattttcattctttattatataatatatgacAATATAATTTGACTTCTTACAGCGCGATACCATGAAGAGGGTCTGCTTGTAGTCCGAGGTGGGTTCGAGTTTTGGAACTTACGCTCGCAGTTCCTAATTAGCCACTAGAGAGGACCGGCGGGACGTCAGAGGGCCACCGCCCGAGCGTGCTGGTCCGCCACACATTACCTCAGATCGATCCCCCGACGGTGGACATACAGCGTATACGATGACGTCATAGAGGTAAAGCCAGACAGTTAGAGGAGACCCGTGAGATCTCGGCAGACACTCTCCTTACACCGGTACGTTTCAACTTCTATTTACATTTTTATGGTTCTAAAATCAGTAATTATAATGACCAATTTGCTTTTTTGTTTCAAGGTCGTCTTTAACGGGGATACCGAGGACTTCATTCAGCAGTATTACGGGTCTACGCATTAttcttgtaataccccgtacgtctGGCGTTGCCAAAGTAGGCCACCTGTCCGATTTGAAATAATGAAGCGGCTAGAAAAGAAATTATCGGAAGGATTTAATAAGGAAATATTTAAAGaagaaattttaataattataatgcCTAAAATAGTTTGACGGGACTAAAGAAAATCGTaagaaaagttggaatttaaaataagttaaagtccctaagaaattggaaaatagaattttattggcaaaaaaaaaatataatttaaataaattattgacgggaattgGTATTTAAGATAATAATATCGATTATTTGGATATCGATATTTATCAAATGAAAATAAAGACGAAAAAAGTGATGGAAATAGTCATtttcgctcaaattggaaaATTAAGCGTTTTTGCCGAAAATTAGTGAAATTTATTATTGGATAATGAAATAATAAGAGAGAGgaagagtattatttatttggatataaataatatgaaatttatcGAGATCGAACGATTAAGCGATTAATGGGTTAAATTGGACGAAATAAAAGTTAGAAATTGAAACTAATGGAGGTGGCAACTTAAAGGaccaattaaaatattttaccaAGCTATATATACCACCTCCATAGGCATATGAAGCCTTCAAAGTCTGATTTCCAGCAAGAAAGGGTTTAGAAGATCTTCATATCCTCAAAAAGCTCCATGATCTTCTTTTGCTTGCCGTTTCTTCGTTTTTCATCCGATTCGCTTGATTTTTGCGGCACCGGAAAGAGGAGAACGATATCTACTGATCTAGCCCATAAAATCAAGGTGAGAAAGTTATTATCTCAGTTAGGGTTTATGAGTATAATTTCGAATTTTGAGGTTTAATTGAGGTTTTGATTGTTTGATTGTTATAGTGTAATTGTAAGCTTATATGGATGATTTGGATGGTGAGTTTGATGCTAAATCTTCAACAAAGTATCATCAATCAAGGTGAGGTATGTTTTCTGAAATTTATTAAGTTGTGATTGATGAAATTGAATAGGAAAATGGACTTAGGGTTTGGCAATAGCATGATTTTGATAGTTGATGTTTTGTGTTGTTATTGGCAAGTATTGAATGAAATTTTGATATGAAATGGTGAAGGGTGTTCGGCCATGGTTGCTAGGTGATAATATGAGGATCAAGTGATGAAGATAAGGTTTAATTTGAGATAAAATAGAGctgaatataagttaagattaattgataaaatttggatgAAAAATGGTTAAATAGTTTGGTCATTTTGATGAATTCATGACtagatgtttttgatattttctaaGTCATGGATTGTGTATGATTAGGATTGATTATGGTGGCTGAATTGCATGGGTATAGAAGTATGATATCGGTTAAAGTTTTAGTCTCGACGAGTCATAAGTTAGGAGTCAAGTAtgcgcgaaataatttgacgataTTGCAGAATATGTGCTGCAGAACAGCCATATTGCAAGGACAATATCTCAAGCTATatagctccaaattaagttccgtttggtggtacggaaacttaaggatgtcgtctataaatgtctaagtATAAGTTTCTGCTAGTTCGGTCTCTAAGTGTCTCAAATAAATTAGAACATTATGTCGCACATAGCAGTTCTGAAATTTAGAACAGCCCTACGTTATTAACTTTAGAGCCAAATTCTGACACCTTCGGGTACTTATcttagtccgagacctaaatgaaagttgtaggcgacgttctgaacattaagaatgtcaattttatttagtggtcggactgttttaagtaaacggtttccatagccgaagttggctagaaacctagttttggattaattaattatagttagattgtaaTTAATTCGAGTTATTATCGAAATTGTGTAGACTTGACGAGACGACTACCAATGGAACCCGAAACTTACGGAACGCGAGATCGCTAGGTATTATCgaagattatggatagcaagcggtgagtatattttactcactcttattatcgtattaaaaactattttatatatactatatatattattattattattaaatgcatcgcataaattaTATAGCTTGATTTTATTGGGTTGTTCTTATTGgattgatttatatttgaattgtttgtttatggagtgaactacattgtattggtttgacttgtttgatatatgaattgtattactttgcttatgacttgtcgattatttgccaatgtgagtttgtatatgatccgaagaaacgagctacctattgggcgtcaataggcc is part of the Mercurialis annua linkage group LG3, ddMerAnnu1.2, whole genome shotgun sequence genome and encodes:
- the LOC126671970 gene encoding amino-acid permease BAT1 isoform X2 — encoded protein: MVLPSHINGDSKAVLDSGAARLKELGYKQELKRDLSVFSNFAFSFSIISVLTGITTLYSTGLNFGGPVSLQYGWFISGLFTMVVGLSMAEICSSFPTSGGLYYWSAKLAGPRWAPFASWITGWFNIVGQFAVTTSIDFSLAQLIQVIILLSTGGKNGGGYEASKYVVIAIHGGLLLVHALLNSLPISVLSFVGQLAAAWNLVGVIVLTILIPCVATERASAKFVFTHFNTDNGDGISSKAYIFVLGLLMSQYTLTGYDASAHMTEETKDADKNGPRGIISAIGISVIFGWLYIVGITFAVTNIPNLLSENNDAGGYAIAEIFYQAFKSRYGSGAGGIVCLGVVGVAIFFCGMSSVTSNSRMAYAFSRDGAMPFSSLWHKVNNQDVPIYAVWLGAFVSFCMALTYLGSEVAFQAMVSIATIGLYIAYALPIFFRVTLARKSFTPGPFHLGRYGVIVGWIAVLWVVTISILFSLPVAYPITNETLNYTPVAVGGLLILTVSTWILSARKWFKGPITNVDS
- the LOC126671970 gene encoding amino-acid permease BAT1 isoform X1 codes for the protein MNPPTFNLHDEEEDSASYLLLGEGSFVIDSGNSRLKQLGYKQELNRSLSAIANFSLTFSIISVITGVTTLYNTGLSFGGPATMVCGWPVVGLLTMIVGLSMAEICSAYPTSGGLYFWSAKLCGDEWGPFASWITGWFNIVGQFAVTTSIDFSLAQLIQVIILLSTGGKNGGGYEASKYVVIAIHGGLLLVHALLNSLPISVLSFVGQLAAAWNLVGVIVLTILIPCVATERASAKFVFTHFNTDNGDGISSKAYIFVLGLLMSQYTLTGYDASAHMTEETKDADKNGPRGIISAIGISVIFGWLYIVGITFAVTNIPNLLSENNDAGGYAIAEIFYQAFKSRYGSGAGGIVCLGVVGVAIFFCGMSSVTSNSRMAYAFSRDGAMPFSSLWHKVNNQDVPIYAVWLGAFVSFCMALTYLGSEVAFQAMVSIATIGLYIAYALPIFFRVTLARKSFTPGPFHLGRYGVIVGWIAVLWVVTISILFSLPVAYPITNETLNYTPVAVGGLLILTVSTWILSARKWFKGPITNVDS